From the Hevea brasiliensis isolate MT/VB/25A 57/8 chromosome 15, ASM3005281v1, whole genome shotgun sequence genome, one window contains:
- the LOC131174031 gene encoding uncharacterized protein LOC131174031: MKSTTKEIWNALVITYKGTTQVKENKMDSLNYQYELFKMKSNETISPMYDRFMEIIGGIKSLGKTFINEKLVKKILTSCPTEWLPKITSFKGSKDLSKVQLDELLGNLIDYEMTLKRKQVEEPNKAKKNIAFKVSSKNSSDEDQEFDEEELALVTRRIRKMLFQNKKFIPKRNFKKDKGKSSKRDPPICYECNKPGHIIIDCPKLKKPSKKVKKKALKAIWDESSDSKDENIGDEVAKMCFMAMEESSNEVTLSDDVVEFSYDELINALKVMNDELELSYKKNKLLKKKLISLKKENKTSSKDARPLDNDMQKSLNEISLKNEKLKKEIVELKTFLSKFAKGKDKLDTILDSQRSPNIKYGLSYSKFAQASPSKTIFIKATSFSEPSP; encoded by the coding sequence ATGAAGTCTACCACAAAGGAGATTTGGAATGCCTTGGTGATTACTTATAAGGGCACTACTCAAGTAAAGGAAAATAAGATGGATTCTCTAAACTATCAATATGAGTTGTTCAAGATGAAATCAAATGAGACTATAAGTCCAATGTATGATAGATTTATGGAGATCATTGGAGGAATCAAATCCCTTGGGAAGACATTCATAAATGAGAAGCTAGTAAAAAAGATTCTAACAAGTTGTCCTACGGAGTGGTTACCTAAAATAACCTCATTCAAGGGCTCCAAAGACTTAAGTAAGGTACAACTAGATGAACTTTTAGGAAATCTCATTGACTATGAGATGACTCTTAAAAGAAAGCAAGTAGAGGAACCAAACAAGGCCAAGAAAAACATTGCTTTTAAGGTGTCTTCCAAAAATTCAAGCGATGAAGATCAAGAGTTTGATGAGGAAGAGTTAGCTTTAGTAACAAGGAGAATAAGGAAGATGCTCTTCCAAAACAAGAAGTTCATCCCAAAGAGAAACTTCAAGAAGGATAAGGGTAAGAGCAGTAAAAGGGATCCTCCAATATGCTATGAATGTAATAAGCCAGGTCACATTATAATTGATTGTCCCAAGTTGAAGAAGCCCTCTAAGAAGGTTAAGAAGAAGGCACTAAAAGCGATATGGGATGAATCAAGTGACTCTAAAGATGAGAACATTGGTGATGAAGTTGCCAAAATGTGCTTCATGGCAATGGAGGAAAGCTCCAATGAGGTAACTTTAAGTGATGATgttgttgaattttcttatgatgaactCATTAATGCTCTTAAAGTTATGAATGATGAACTTGAGTTGagttataagaaaaacaaactttTGAAAAAGAAACTAATTAGTTTAAAGAAGGAGAATAAGACCTCATCTAAGGATGCTAGACCTTTAGATAATGATATGCAAAAATCCTTAAATGAGATCTCTTTAAAAAATGAGAAGTTGAAAAAAGAAATTGTTGAGTTAAAAACTTTTCTTTCCAAATTTGCTAAAGGAAAGGACAAACTTGATACAATTTTGGACTCTCAAAGATCTCCTAACATCAAGTATGGACTTAGCTATAGCAAATTTGCCCAAGCATCTCCTTCTAAGACCATATTTATTAAAGCAACTAGTTTTAGTGAGCCTAGTCCCTAA